One genomic segment of Methanorbis rubei includes these proteins:
- a CDS encoding EhaE family protein — translation MNELEFIIGCVLLLIGVAATAYPRDKTYLTRLINMEVAEFGLVFIMLAFDEMLALVTFIAVNIVTTLIFVRLIEKQQAREEEQ, via the coding sequence ATGAACGAACTCGAGTTCATCATCGGCTGCGTCCTGCTCCTCATAGGTGTTGCCGCAACCGCATATCCTCGTGACAAAACCTACCTCACGAGACTCATCAACATGGAAGTCGCCGAGTTCGGTCTCGTCTTCATCATGCTCGCGTTCGACGAAATGCTCGCTCTCGTCACCTTCATCGCAGTCAACATTGTTACAACGCTCATCTTCGTGCGGCTCATCGAAAAACAGCAGGCAAGAGAGGAAGAGCAATGA
- a CDS encoding DUF2106 family protein: MSKVQKISEYLADTNNLPKIYAAVVCLIAILGLLTVPFLAYDESQLYPKSINPESSLNPYDRGGTPFAEPAQIVAQYPENSPAIGYVTAYLTPASWFLANTTMYLGTTIVGHPGGILDEILYYTRGLDTIVEASIFFAAFAIASFLYRRAKQ; encoded by the coding sequence ATGAGCAAAGTCCAGAAGATATCCGAATACCTTGCAGACACAAACAACCTGCCAAAAATTTACGCCGCAGTCGTCTGCCTCATCGCAATACTCGGACTTCTCACCGTTCCATTCCTCGCCTACGACGAGTCTCAGCTCTACCCAAAATCCATCAATCCTGAGAGTTCCTTAAACCCTTACGACCGCGGCGGCACACCATTCGCAGAGCCGGCGCAGATTGTTGCCCAGTATCCTGAGAACTCTCCTGCGATCGGTTACGTCACCGCATACTTAACTCCTGCAAGCTGGTTCCTGGCAAACACCACCATGTACCTTGGAACAACCATCGTCGGCCATCCGGGCGGAATTCTTGATGAAATCCTCTACTACACGAGGGGCCTTGACACGATTGTTGAAGCAAGCATCTTCTTTGCGGCTTTTGCCATAGCCTCGTTCCTCTACCGGAGGGCAAAACAATGA
- a CDS encoding EhaG family protein: protein MIAFEMPLVYQIGIAVAFIAIIIAFSAILREKDDIHKLIIIDLIEITGLVVVALIATDLAEALILPGLVVGVAEIMAVSELWLAKEKLQQKHSAKKFDIEVMKTAPPIIGLLLAAYGIFLTGFSGGLIAALGLMIFFLGKNMGEHFAKIENAAGYAWALWVIAFFIFMLFPSQWFLAIMLAAVGIMLKVMAKMSLVGTMRGGE, encoded by the coding sequence ATGATTGCATTTGAGATGCCGCTCGTGTACCAGATCGGTATTGCAGTCGCATTCATTGCGATCATCATTGCGTTCTCGGCGATCCTTCGCGAAAAGGATGACATCCACAAACTCATCATCATCGACCTTATCGAGATAACCGGTCTTGTTGTCGTCGCACTCATTGCGACCGATCTTGCAGAAGCCTTGATTCTGCCGGGCCTCGTCGTCGGCGTTGCTGAAATTATGGCGGTCTCTGAACTCTGGCTTGCCAAAGAAAAACTTCAACAGAAACATTCGGCAAAAAAATTCGACATCGAGGTCATGAAGACAGCCCCGCCAATCATCGGCCTATTGCTTGCAGCGTACGGAATTTTTCTCACCGGATTTTCCGGAGGACTCATTGCAGCGCTTGGTCTTATGATCTTTTTCCTTGGAAAAAATATGGGCGAACATTTTGCAAAAATCGAAAATGCCGCAGGCTATGCATGGGCACTCTGGGTGATCGCATTCTTCATCTTCATGCTGTTTCCTTCGCAGTGGTTCCTTGCGATTATGCTTGCGGCGGTTGGCATCATGCTCAAAGTTATGGCGAAAATGTCTTTGGTTGGAACAATGCGGGGTGGTGAATAA
- a CDS encoding DUF2108 domain-containing protein: MIELVTLLAAVLALIGGIATVLVKNPFDKLITLGILVAGAVIFMVKLGYLDVAIVVSLMMPIGTIFVLLLCCKRPEGLQ, from the coding sequence ATGATAGAGCTCGTCACTCTTCTCGCCGCAGTTCTCGCCCTCATTGGCGGCATTGCAACAGTCCTCGTCAAAAATCCGTTTGACAAACTGATCACTCTTGGAATCCTTGTTGCAGGAGCGGTCATCTTCATGGTAAAACTCGGCTACCTTGACGTTGCCATCGTTGTCTCTCTCATGATGCCGATTGGAACCATCTTCGTCCTCCTCCTCTGCTGCAAACGACCGGAGGGGCTTCAATGA